In the genome of Cryptomeria japonica chromosome 8, Sugi_1.0, whole genome shotgun sequence, one region contains:
- the LOC131057187 gene encoding gibberellin 20-oxidase-like protein, whose product MKVHINILSDGLDNGQSDNFNIVSDGLDNVAKDLGLDLLSDGMEHYIATSASDDLMEEGAIKEFNLEGGEGLNELQNHPMLATVRDACKEWGFFSIVNHGVSIDLLQQVDSLARDLCSMPAKVKEMATTSNPAESYSNRELTESFCFMNMPHSNSLEEMCYKIWPDEGNPKFSETFRTYAFCMADLARKITIIILSSLGLDVKTFYHCDFKDCTATMRINHYSCHGKSMEDEILTSHTDIGCFTILNQDNQGGLQAWTNGRYRSAEHRVVYKGWRNRISVPYFVYFPDIKQVYAPAELVDDDQPRHYKPFTVSEFKHGFYKNFSSKEVKPSEFLDIYAGI is encoded by the exons ATGAAAGTGCACATTAACATTTTATCTGATGGACTCGACAATGGCCAATCTGACAATTTCAATATAGTTTCAGATGGGCTTGACAATGTGGCCAAAGATTTGGGTTTAGATTTATTATCAGATGGAATGGAGCATTATATTGCTACTTCTGCTAGTGATGATTTGATGGAGGAGGGGGCAATAAAGGAG TTCAACCTGGAGGGAGGAGAAGGATTAAATGAGCTTCAGAATCATCCCATGCTAGCCACAGTTAGAGATGCCTGTAAAGAATGGGGATTCTTCTCTATAGTGAATCATGGAGTTTCAATAGATCTGCTCCAACAAGTGGATTCTCTAGCACGAGACCTATGTTCAATGCCTGCAAAAGTTAAAGAAATGGCCACCACCTCTAATCCCGCCGAAAGCTACTCTAATAGAGAGTTGACTGAAAGCTTCTGTTTCATGAATATGCCTCACTCCAATTCGTTGgaggaaatgtgttacaagatctgGCCCGATGAAGGAAACCCTAAGTTCAG TGAGACATTTCGAACGTATGCCTTTTGCATGGCTGATCTTGCACGGAAGATCACTATTATCATTCTTTCCAGCCTAGGGTTGGACGTCAAAACATTCTACCATTGTGATTTCAAGGATTGCACAGCCACCATGCGTATTAACCATTACTCCTGTCATGGAAAGTCAATGGAAGATGAGATCCTAACGTCTCACACAGATATTGGGTGCTTTACAATCCTTAACCAAGACAACCAAGGAGGGCTCCAG GCATGGACTAATGGGAGATACAGAAGTGCCGAACATCGAGTAGTTTACAAAGGGTGGAGAAATCGCATATCAGTGCCGTACTTTGTTTACTTTCCGGATATTAAGCAAGTTTATGCTCCAGCAGAACTTGTAGACGATGACCAACCACGACATTACAAGCCTTTTACTGTATCAGAATTCAAACACGGCTTTTATAAAAATTTTAGCTCCAAAGAAGTAAAACCGTCTGAATTCCTTGATATATACGCAGGCATATAA